The segment ataattcaaccttctacagctctgaTCTAACTATGGTACAAAAAATTAAGCAAGtatttcccactagtgcaaagaaaaagtctccaccgtaaatattgacccccaaaaatgattgttccatctgtcatgtattgagcgataagttgatatagcatttatcatgacaggcctaggtaCAGGAGTGTTAACTGTTGACAAAATGGGCCACTTTTACTTCACACTAAACAATATTTTGTCCGCTCAGTGTGACACCACCTCCTCATCCTAATCAATGCTTTTCTCATAACAGATGTTCCGATTCACCATTGTAATTTTCACTCATGGAGACCAGCTCCCGGAGAACACAGACATCTTGGAGTTTGTGGAGGAGAACACTGAGCTGGCCAAGCTGGTGCAGGCCTGCGGGGGGCGCTGTCACGTGGTCGACAACAAGTACTGGACCAAAGAGCGGCAAAAGGAAGACCCACAGCGGAGCAATGAGTTTCAGGTAAGATTTAGGGCTTAATGATTATGACTTTTGTCTGTTCTGTGCAGTGGTGGGTAGttctcaattacatttactcagttacatttaattgagtaacttttgtaattgtacttttcagagtactttcactgctacttaagtaataattttgttgaagtaacagtactcttacttgagtaaacatgTTGGTTCCTCTTCCGACTGTAAGtgaatctacaagtgacaaaaactttatcttgacaatattaaattatttgaacagcgctccttcagatgatttattttttcacatttttgtgtctgtcctttgaaaataacagattttgtgcattgtttagttatttttttagttttccttCAAATAAGTTTAACTCCAaatgatataattataattatatcagATGTTATGTTCCGACAGTTCCTCTTTTAAGTCACTGAaattgagtagtacttttactttttttcaaatacttacttgagtaatttattggaccactactttgtactttctacttgagaaataatattttgaagtaacatcacaggtttctgcagaatcaatgagtgaagcactaaaccctgttaatctgagatgagataaatttgatttcatttgtaaataatagatgaccaatgagttcctttcatttcacatgtatcactgaaaataacagatctgattggacgaccgggcttgagacgcaacggaggacgaggggatcagactgatatcaatctgtagaaaaaaatacagagagatattattctggatttgccaggcacaTTAATGATACTTTTTTGAAGTTTAAATTAAATGGAAATTACTTccatattattttgtttctgaattttgtttttatgattgtattgtgacctgaataatcatgaCTACTAATTAACGTAATCATCTTGACACCCCTAGGTGGAAGCGATCCTGAATACTGTGGAGAAAATGGTTGATGAAAACCAGAAGTACTTAAGCAATGATGCTTTGGAACAAGTAGAGCATGatattcagacagagcagagccgcaTTCACACTGACAGCGGCTTGAgcctggaggagagcagagagcaggccAAAAACTCTCTCCTCGATAGATACATAGACCAAGCAACAAGATGCCCGCCTTATGCCAAATATGCTGCAGTTATGACTGGAGTAGCAGGTGTGGCACTGGTAGCTATATTGGTGCTACCAAAAGTGATGAAGTTTTTTGCAGAGAAGCCCCCACTGCCCCTTCCCCTCCCCCTGCCCATGGTGCCCATAGAGCCCCCTGCTCTGCCAGATCTCCCCCCTGCACCTGAAGTGATCCAAGAGGTTGTCCAAGAGGTTGTCCCACCCGTGATATCCGAGTTTCTGAAGTCCATTCTGACACCACCAGAGGACTACGATCCATTTGACCAATTCAACTagtcttaaaggaactgtgtaagattttgattttagattGTCACAAGAtaaaaggtaaacatgttcaaatcaaatatagtgactgataacaattataatgctgatttcgtcttaattacaaaaatactacaCATGATGGCTAAGTTCTTTAtactataatttggtgttttggttcaagacaattataaaatcagaaagcagaatgagcctgacTTGAGGTGCTTcagtccagttggtttaaacctgaaaaaaaccttctctgatctgaatggtcacaacctaaaccccagcacctgcagccagactCTACAGTTCTT is part of the Periophthalmus magnuspinnatus isolate fPerMag1 chromosome 16, fPerMag1.2.pri, whole genome shotgun sequence genome and harbors:
- the LOC129456888 gene encoding uncharacterized protein LOC129456888, producing the protein MAELPGPVRSGASRAAAGDARAEVQRQEQAVVEHIKTQFGEEMFRFTIVIFTHGDQLPENTDILEFVEENTELAKLVQACGGRCHVVDNKYWTKERQKEDPQRSNEFQVEAILNTVEKMVDENQKYLSNDALEQVEHDIQTEQSRIHTDSGLSLEESREQAKNSLLDRYIDQATRCPPYAKYAAVMTGVAGVALVAILVLPKVMKFFAEKPPLPLPLPLPMVPIEPPALPDLPPAPEVIQEVVQEVVPPVISEFLKSILTPPEDYDPFDQFN